Proteins encoded together in one Impatiens glandulifera chromosome 1, dImpGla2.1, whole genome shotgun sequence window:
- the LOC124938307 gene encoding bifunctional epoxide hydrolase 2-like, whose protein sequence is MYEQEVGDIEGKGFGDSGEDDDDDSLSSWLSPEDLDYYADNFTKTGFTGGVNYYRALNLNWELLAAWTGAQVKVPAKYIVGDLDLMYNNKGAKEYIQNGGLKKNVPLLEDIVVIEGAAHFINLERPDEILEQEVGDIEGEFEKIGVKEVMKKFLTYRKPAPLFIPKGKGFGDSGEDDDSLPSWLSPEDLDYYADNFTKTGFTGGVNYYRALNLNWELLAAWTGAQVKVPAKYIVGDLDLVYNNKGAKECIHSGELKKNVPLLEDIVVMEGVAHFLMQESPDEVNKHIHHFLKNHEKN, encoded by the exons ATGTATGAACAGGAAGTTGGTGATATTGAAg GCAAAGGATTTGGAGATTCCggtgaagatgatgatgatgattcatTGTCTTCCTGGTTGTCGCCGGAAGACCTCGACTATTACGCCGACAACTTTACCAAGACCGGCTTCACCGGCGGGGTCAATTACTATCGGGCATTGAATCT AAACTGGGAACTATTGGCTGCTTGGACCGGAGCTCAGGTGAAAGTGCCGGCGAAATACATAGTGGGCGACCTTGATTTAATGTATAACAATAAAGGCGCAAAGGAATACATACAGAATGGAGGACTGAAGAAAAACGTGCCATTGTTGGAGGACATAGTTGTGATTGAAGGAGCTGCACATTTTATAAATCTAGAAAGACCCGATGAG ATTTTAGAACAGGAAGTTGGTGATATTGAAGGTGAGTTTGAAAAGATAGGCGTTAAAGAAGTGATGAAGAAATTCCTTACATACCGTAAGCCTGCACCTCTGTTTATTCCAAAAGGCAAAGGATTTGGGGATTCCGGTGAAGATGATGATTCATTGCCTTCCTGGTTGTCGCCGGAAGACCTCGATTATTACGCCGACAACTTTACCAAGACTGGCTTCACCGGCGGGGTCAATTACTATCGGGCATTGAATCT AAACTGGGAACTATTGGCTGCTTGGACCGGAGCTCAGGTGAAAGTGCCGGCGAAATACATAGTGGGCGACCTTGATTTAGTGTATAACAATAAAGGTGCAAAGGAATGCATACATAGTGGGGAGCTGAAGAAAAACGTGCCATTGCTGGAGGACATAGTTGTGATGGAAGGAGTTGCACATTTTCTAATGCAAGAAAGCCCCGATGAGGTTAACAAGCACATTCATCACTTCCTCAAAAATCATGAGAAGAACTAA